The following are from one region of the Streptomyces rubrogriseus genome:
- a CDS encoding DUF5302 domain-containing protein, which produces MTEESSSQAGSEPAEAESTALTPDADGQYNLKDKFREALERKRGKQAEAAALAANADVAKIRGTHGPAASQRSFRRKSG; this is translated from the coding sequence ATGACTGAAGAGTCTTCATCGCAAGCAGGTTCGGAACCGGCGGAGGCCGAGAGCACCGCCCTGACACCCGATGCCGACGGTCAGTACAACCTGAAGGACAAATTCCGCGAGGCGCTGGAGCGCAAGCGCGGCAAACAGGCGGAGGCCGCCGCCCTCGCCGCCAACGCCGATGTGGCGAAGATCCGGGGCACCCACGGGCCGGCCGCCAGCCAGCGGTCGTTCCGGCGCAAGAGCGGCTGA
- a CDS encoding DEAD/DEAH box helicase, translated as MNAKPTASFDGLGLPPVLVETMTSLGVTRPFPIQAATLPEALAGRDVLGRARTGSGKTLAFGLALLAGTAGRRAESKRPLALVLVSTRELAQQVSDALAPYARALGVRLTTVVGGLSINRQTQALRDGAEVVVATPGRLTDLVSRRDCHLNQVRITVLDEADQMCDLGFLPQVSGILDQVPADGQRLLFSATLDGDVDQLVRDHLHDPVPVSVDPASASVSTMEHHVLTVHPADKYATATEIAARDGRVLMFLDTKAGVDRFTRQLRAAGVSAGALHSGKSQPQRTHTLAQFVEGGVTVLVATNVAARGIHVDDLDLVVNVDPPADAKDYLHRGGRTARAGRAGSVVTLVTPDQRREVNRMMSEAGIRPTVTPVRSGEQKLTDLTGAKRPPAGRGKESGNAAFRGMGTRPGGGAKGSRKAVEARRAAEARAAARVRRGR; from the coding sequence ATGAACGCGAAGCCGACCGCATCCTTCGACGGCCTCGGACTGCCGCCCGTGCTGGTGGAGACGATGACCTCCCTCGGGGTGACACGGCCGTTCCCGATCCAGGCGGCGACCCTGCCCGAGGCGCTGGCCGGGCGCGACGTCCTCGGCCGGGCGCGGACCGGCTCCGGCAAGACGCTGGCCTTCGGGCTGGCCCTGCTCGCCGGGACCGCCGGCCGGCGCGCGGAGTCGAAGCGGCCGCTGGCCCTCGTCCTGGTGTCGACCCGGGAACTGGCCCAGCAGGTGAGCGACGCGCTGGCGCCGTACGCGCGGGCGCTGGGCGTGCGCCTGACCACGGTCGTCGGCGGGCTGTCGATCAACCGGCAGACCCAGGCGCTGCGCGACGGCGCCGAAGTGGTCGTCGCCACTCCGGGCCGCCTGACCGACCTGGTCTCCCGCCGGGACTGCCACCTGAACCAGGTGCGGATCACGGTGCTGGACGAGGCAGACCAGATGTGCGACCTGGGGTTCCTGCCGCAGGTCTCCGGCATCCTGGACCAGGTCCCCGCCGACGGGCAGCGGCTCCTGTTCTCGGCCACCCTCGACGGCGACGTCGACCAGCTGGTGCGGGACCACCTCCACGACCCCGTCCCGGTGTCGGTCGACCCGGCGTCGGCCTCGGTGAGCACGATGGAGCACCACGTACTGACCGTCCACCCGGCCGACAAGTACGCGACCGCGACCGAGATCGCCGCCCGCGACGGCCGGGTGCTGATGTTCCTCGACACCAAGGCCGGGGTCGACCGGTTCACCCGGCAGCTGCGGGCCGCCGGGGTGTCCGCGGGCGCCCTGCACAGCGGGAAGTCGCAGCCGCAGCGCACCCACACCCTCGCCCAGTTCGTCGAGGGCGGGGTCACCGTGCTGGTGGCCACCAACGTCGCGGCGCGGGGCATCCACGTCGACGACCTCGACCTCGTCGTCAACGTCGACCCGCCGGCCGACGCCAAGGACTACCTGCACCGCGGCGGGCGTACGGCGCGGGCCGGCCGGGCGGGAAGCGTGGTCACGCTCGTCACCCCGGACCAGCGGCGCGAGGTGAACCGGATGATGTCCGAGGCCGGGATCCGGCCGACGGTGACCCCGGTGCGGTCGGGCGAGCAGAAGCTGACGGACCTCACCGGCGCGAAACGCCCGCCGGCCGGACGGGGCAAGGAGAGCGGCAACGCCGCCTTCCGCGGGATGGGCACCCGTCCGGGCGGGGGCGCGAAGGGGTCCCGCAAGGCCGTCGAGGCACGCAGGGCCGCGGAGGCACGCGCGGCCGCCCGGGTGCGCAGGGGCCGCTGA
- a CDS encoding PGPGW domain-containing protein — protein sequence MARGVESIRRTALGALGAVLLLIGVALLVLPGPGLLLVFAGVVLLARAVPALDRFVAPVRVRAMRAAEESVSSRWRIAGSVLVGLFLLAAGAAWGLVPELPYSGWATGASLIISGFVLFALLGWSHRRLRAARRGSTPDSESTR from the coding sequence ATGGCGCGGGGTGTCGAGTCGATCCGGCGCACCGCCCTGGGTGCCCTCGGTGCCGTCCTGCTGCTGATCGGCGTCGCGCTGCTGGTGCTGCCCGGGCCGGGCCTGCTGCTCGTCTTCGCCGGAGTGGTGCTGCTGGCGCGCGCCGTTCCGGCACTGGACCGGTTCGTCGCCCCGGTCCGCGTCCGGGCGATGCGTGCCGCCGAGGAGAGCGTCTCCTCCCGATGGCGCATCGCCGGCTCCGTGCTCGTGGGCCTGTTCCTTCTCGCCGCCGGCGCGGCCTGGGGTCTCGTGCCCGAGCTGCCGTACTCCGGTTGGGCCACCGGGGCGAGTCTGATCATCTCGGGCTTCGTGCTGTTCGCCCTGCTCGGGTGGAGCCATCGCCGGCTGCGGGCGGCGCGGCGCGGGTCGACGCCGGATTCGGAAAGCACGCGTTGA
- a CDS encoding family 16 glycoside hydrolase — protein MHPRLFSRARRHLILLLTSAVALGGAWAAPASSAAPADIPPQEPGVTLRVFDVQTPLNELCTLKPGQTPNHDKLMPTVDWSTTADFGGIADNFVSQASGYLVAPRDGTYVFRLVSDDGSRLTLDGSTVIDHDGLHGAEPKDGTVELTAGAHPLRIDHFDRGGGQQLQLSWMPPGESAFTVVPTEALSTDAGVVRVTAPGRKECEAGRDTPGDGLPLTSVRPDLDLTDLRPEGFEPQVTGMDWLPDGRLAISTWGGTDNVAGEVYLLDNVTGETSRDKVTVEKVASGLREPMGIKYVDGSLYVSQKHELTRLVDSDGDDVTDEYRTVATWPYGGNFHEFAFGLLYRDGYFYVNLSVAIDLGGATTDPQPAPNRGTTYKISKRTGKISPIAGGLRTPNGIGWGPGGSLFATDNQGGWLPASKLVQIKQDRFFNHYTEPTGPFEDSPVTEPVLWLPQNEIGNSPSTPLYLTKGTFAGQMLIGDVTYGGLQRAYLEKVKGQYQGAVFRYTQGLEAGVNRVSMGPDGAIYTGGLGADGNWGQEGKLKFGLQKLTPNGGNTFDVQRMRAVPGGFDLTYTQPVSEETAAELAARYEAQQWRYTPTGAYGGPKIAEEDLAVRSATLSDDGRTVRLRLDGLKPDRVVHVRSPRPFTSASGETLWSTEAWYTLNEMPGRQPPAATLYEAEEARLTGKAGINTDHVGYSGSGFVDRYATEGDVTTTFDVTVPKTGTYDVGLRYSNGPNPFEGTKSLSLYAGGKKVRQTQLPSTGDWDTWSTRTESVRLRAGHNTVSYRYDPGDTGHVNLDLITVRPHGARVALFDGTAASQEQWQHTDGRKVAWPLAEERSMEVCCGDIRTKDAYQDFKLHVEFRVPLLPDDVTGQDRGNSGIYLQDRYELQILDSYGDTTLDTNEAGAIYLKKAPDTNAATAPETWQTYDIVFRAARFDENGAKTADARVTVVWNGRTVHDDVALDGPTAAGRAETEAAGAIRLQDHGNKVRFRDIRVEPLD, from the coding sequence ATGCACCCACGGCTGTTCTCGCGTGCCCGAAGACACCTCATCCTCCTGCTGACCTCGGCCGTCGCGCTCGGCGGCGCCTGGGCCGCCCCGGCGTCCTCGGCGGCCCCCGCCGACATCCCGCCGCAGGAACCCGGCGTCACGCTGCGCGTGTTCGACGTCCAGACGCCGCTGAACGAGCTGTGCACCCTCAAGCCGGGCCAGACCCCCAACCACGACAAGCTGATGCCGACGGTCGACTGGTCCACCACCGCCGACTTCGGCGGCATCGCCGACAACTTCGTCTCCCAGGCGTCCGGTTACCTGGTGGCGCCGCGTGACGGCACCTATGTGTTCCGGCTCGTCAGCGACGACGGCTCCCGGCTGACCCTCGACGGCTCCACGGTGATCGACCACGACGGGCTGCACGGCGCGGAGCCCAAGGACGGCACGGTCGAACTCACCGCGGGGGCGCATCCGTTGCGCATCGACCACTTCGACCGCGGCGGCGGCCAGCAGTTGCAGCTGTCCTGGATGCCGCCGGGCGAGAGCGCGTTCACCGTCGTACCCACCGAGGCGCTGAGCACCGACGCCGGGGTCGTCCGGGTCACGGCGCCGGGCCGCAAGGAGTGCGAGGCCGGGCGCGACACCCCCGGCGACGGTCTGCCGCTCACCTCCGTGCGCCCCGACCTCGACCTCACCGATCTGCGCCCCGAGGGCTTCGAACCGCAGGTCACCGGCATGGACTGGCTGCCCGACGGCCGCCTGGCGATCAGCACCTGGGGCGGCACCGACAACGTTGCCGGGGAGGTGTACCTCCTGGACAACGTCACCGGTGAGACCAGCCGCGACAAGGTCACCGTCGAGAAGGTGGCGAGCGGGCTGCGCGAGCCGATGGGCATCAAGTACGTGGACGGCTCGCTCTACGTCTCGCAGAAGCACGAGCTGACCCGGCTGGTCGACAGCGACGGCGACGACGTGACCGACGAGTACCGCACGGTCGCCACCTGGCCCTACGGCGGCAACTTCCACGAGTTCGCGTTCGGCCTGCTCTACCGGGACGGCTACTTCTACGTGAACCTCTCCGTCGCCATCGACCTCGGCGGCGCGACCACCGACCCGCAGCCCGCGCCGAACCGCGGGACGACGTACAAGATCAGCAAGAGGACCGGGAAGATCAGCCCGATCGCGGGCGGGCTGCGCACGCCCAACGGCATCGGCTGGGGACCGGGCGGCAGTCTGTTCGCCACCGACAACCAGGGCGGCTGGCTGCCCGCCTCGAAGCTCGTCCAGATCAAGCAGGACCGCTTCTTCAACCACTACACCGAGCCCACCGGGCCCTTCGAGGACTCCCCCGTCACCGAGCCGGTGCTGTGGCTGCCGCAGAACGAGATCGGCAACTCGCCGTCCACCCCGCTGTACCTCACCAAGGGCACGTTCGCGGGCCAGATGCTGATCGGCGACGTCACCTACGGCGGCCTCCAGCGCGCCTACCTGGAGAAGGTCAAGGGCCAGTACCAGGGTGCCGTCTTCCGCTACACGCAGGGCCTGGAGGCGGGCGTCAACCGGGTCTCCATGGGCCCCGACGGCGCGATCTACACCGGCGGCCTGGGCGCCGACGGCAACTGGGGGCAGGAGGGCAAGCTCAAGTTCGGCCTGCAGAAGCTGACGCCCAACGGCGGCAACACCTTCGACGTCCAGAGGATGCGGGCCGTGCCCGGCGGCTTCGACCTGACGTACACCCAGCCGGTGTCCGAGGAGACGGCCGCGGAGCTGGCCGCCCGCTACGAGGCCCAGCAGTGGCGCTACACGCCGACCGGCGCCTACGGCGGCCCGAAGATCGCAGAGGAGGATCTGGCCGTGCGGTCCGCGACGCTCTCGGACGACGGCCGCACCGTGCGGCTGCGGCTGGACGGCCTGAAGCCGGACCGCGTCGTGCACGTGCGCTCCCCGCGCCCCTTCACCTCGGCCTCCGGTGAGACGCTCTGGAGCACCGAGGCCTGGTACACGCTCAACGAGATGCCCGGCAGGCAGCCGCCCGCGGCCACCCTGTACGAGGCCGAGGAGGCCCGGCTGACGGGGAAGGCGGGCATCAACACCGACCACGTCGGCTACTCCGGCAGCGGCTTCGTCGACCGCTACGCCACCGAGGGCGACGTCACCACGACGTTCGACGTGACCGTCCCGAAGACCGGCACCTACGACGTGGGCCTGCGCTACTCCAACGGCCCCAACCCCTTCGAGGGCACCAAGTCGCTCTCCCTGTACGCGGGCGGGAAGAAGGTCCGCCAGACACAGCTCCCCTCCACCGGGGACTGGGACACCTGGTCCACCCGCACCGAGAGCGTGCGGCTGCGCGCCGGCCACAACACGGTCTCCTACCGCTACGACCCCGGCGACACCGGCCACGTCAACCTCGACCTGATCACCGTGCGCCCGCACGGCGCGCGGGTCGCCCTGTTCGACGGCACCGCCGCCTCTCAGGAGCAGTGGCAGCACACGGACGGAAGGAAGGTGGCCTGGCCGCTGGCCGAGGAGCGGTCGATGGAGGTGTGCTGCGGCGACATCCGCACCAAGGACGCCTACCAGGACTTCAAGCTGCACGTGGAGTTCCGGGTGCCACTGCTGCCGGACGACGTGACCGGCCAGGACCGCGGCAACAGCGGCATCTACCTCCAGGACCGCTACGAGCTGCAGATCCTCGACTCCTACGGCGACACCACCCTGGACACCAACGAGGCCGGGGCGATCTATCTGAAGAAGGCACCCGACACCAACGCGGCGACGGCTCCGGAGACCTGGCAGACGTACGACATCGTCTTCCGTGCCGCCCGCTTCGACGAGAACGGCGCCAAGACCGCCGACGCGCGGGTGACGGTGGTGTGGAACGGCAGGACGGTCCACGACGACGTCGCGCTCGACGGTCCCACCGCGGCGGGCCGGGCCGAGACTGAGGCCGCCGGGGCGATCCGGCTGCAGGACCACGGGAACAAGGTCCGGTTCCGCGACATCCGGGTCGAACCGCTGGACTGA
- a CDS encoding alpha/beta hydrolase family protein: MSAQTHPTDFVPPAAPVLSVAPVVLPAPGRPVDLRVRVSAPVTGTGLPVILLSHGQGYSNHLSSLNGYAPLATYWAAHGFVVIQPTHLSSRTLALDPGTPGAPLFWRSRAEDMTRVLDGLDLLEKAVPQLSGRLDRSRVAVAGHSMGGHTASLLLGARLTDPDDGTEVDLTEPRIGAGVLLAAPGRGGDALSESAAENMPFFLSTDFSRMTTPALVVAGDRDDSAHLTVSGPEWHADPYSLSPGPKSLLTLFGAEHGLGGVAGYDVAETTDEDPGRVAAVQRLTWAYLRSTLYPGDPAWQAARDALDSGPDPQGRVESKQAPRPRP; the protein is encoded by the coding sequence ATGAGCGCACAGACCCACCCGACCGACTTCGTCCCCCCGGCCGCTCCCGTCCTCTCCGTAGCCCCGGTCGTGCTCCCGGCCCCGGGCCGCCCCGTGGACCTCCGGGTGCGGGTCTCCGCGCCGGTGACCGGGACCGGCCTCCCGGTGATCCTGCTCTCCCACGGCCAGGGCTACTCGAACCACCTCTCCTCCCTGAACGGCTACGCGCCGCTCGCCACCTACTGGGCGGCACACGGCTTCGTCGTGATCCAGCCGACCCACCTCAGCTCCCGGACGCTGGCCCTCGATCCCGGGACCCCCGGAGCGCCCCTGTTCTGGCGGTCGCGCGCCGAGGACATGACGCGTGTCCTCGACGGGCTCGACCTGCTGGAGAAGGCCGTCCCACAGCTCTCCGGCCGGCTGGACCGGAGCAGGGTCGCGGTCGCCGGGCACTCGATGGGCGGACACACCGCGAGCCTGCTGCTCGGCGCCCGGCTCACCGATCCGGACGACGGGACGGAGGTGGACCTGACCGAGCCCCGGATCGGGGCGGGCGTCCTGCTGGCCGCTCCCGGCCGGGGCGGCGACGCCCTCAGCGAGTCCGCCGCCGAGAACATGCCCTTCTTCCTGAGCACCGACTTCTCCCGCATGACCACGCCCGCGCTCGTCGTCGCCGGCGACCGGGACGACTCGGCCCACCTGACGGTGTCCGGGCCCGAGTGGCACGCGGACCCCTACTCGCTCTCCCCCGGCCCCAAGTCCCTGCTGACCCTGTTCGGCGCGGAGCACGGGCTCGGCGGAGTGGCCGGATACGACGTCGCGGAGACCACCGACGAGGACCCCGGCCGAGTCGCCGCGGTGCAGCGGCTCACCTGGGCCTACCTGCGTTCCACGCTGTATCCGGGGGACCCCGCCTGGCAGGCGGCACGGGACGCGCTGGACTCCGGTCCCGACCCGCAGGGCCGGGTCGAGTCCAAGCAGGCCCCGCGCCCTCGGCCGTGA
- the nadE gene encoding ammonia-dependent NAD(+) synthetase, with protein MSEPASIALQKEIARELEVAETFDAEREIERRVAFLAERLTSTGLRALVLGISGGVDSTTAGRLCQLAVERARAEGHEALFYAMRLPHGVQADEDDAQEALSFIRPDRVLTVDIKPASDAALDALLAADVAFRDPHHQDFVHGNIKARQRMIAQYAVAGAHGGLVVGTDHAAEAVSGFFTKFGDGAADVVPLTGLTKRRVRAVGDALGAPAALVRKVPTADLETLDPGKADEDALGVTYDEIDDFLEGKPVAEQAFETIVTRYRQTDHKRRLPIAP; from the coding sequence TTGAGCGAGCCGGCGTCCATCGCCCTGCAGAAGGAGATCGCCCGGGAACTGGAGGTCGCGGAGACCTTCGACGCCGAACGGGAGATCGAGCGCCGGGTGGCCTTCCTCGCCGAGCGGCTGACCTCCACGGGTCTGCGCGCGCTCGTGCTCGGGATCAGCGGCGGGGTCGACTCGACCACCGCGGGCAGGCTGTGCCAGCTGGCCGTGGAGCGGGCCCGCGCCGAGGGGCACGAGGCGCTCTTCTACGCGATGCGGCTGCCGCACGGGGTCCAGGCCGACGAGGACGACGCCCAGGAGGCGCTCTCCTTCATCCGGCCCGACCGGGTGCTGACGGTGGACATCAAGCCCGCGAGCGACGCGGCGCTCGACGCCCTGCTCGCCGCCGACGTGGCCTTCCGGGACCCCCACCACCAGGACTTCGTGCACGGCAACATCAAGGCCCGGCAGCGCATGATCGCGCAGTACGCGGTGGCCGGGGCGCACGGCGGCCTGGTGGTCGGCACCGACCACGCGGCCGAGGCGGTCTCCGGCTTCTTCACCAAGTTCGGCGACGGCGCCGCCGACGTCGTACCGCTGACGGGCCTCACCAAGCGCCGGGTGCGCGCGGTCGGGGACGCGCTGGGCGCGCCCGCCGCGCTGGTCCGGAAGGTCCCGACGGCCGACCTGGAGACCCTCGACCCCGGCAAGGCCGACGAGGACGCCCTCGGAGTCACCTACGACGAGATCGACGACTTCCTGGAGGGGAAGCCGGTGGCGGAGCAGGCGTTCGAGACGATCGTCACCCGCTACCGGCAGACCGACCACAAGCGACGGCTGCCGATCGCTCCCTGA
- a CDS encoding methionyl-tRNA formyltransferase, whose amino-acid sequence MRVVMFGYQTWGHRTLRALLDSEHDVVLVVTHPKSEHAYEKIWSDSVADLAEEHGVPVLIRNRPDDDELFERLKDADPDIIVANNWRTWIPPRIFGLPRHGTLNVHDSLLPKYAGFSPLIWALINDETEVGVTAHMMNDELDAGDIVRQEAVPVGPADTATDLFHKTVDLIAPVTVGALGLIASGRTEFTKQDRSRASFFHKRSAEDIRIDWNWPAEDLERLVRAQSEPYPSAFTFHRGRRLEILAAVVSEGRYGGTPGRIFYREGEGVVIVAGADARRGRNHGLAVTRVRTEDGRELAATEYFTSMGGYLTARP is encoded by the coding sequence ATGCGGGTCGTCATGTTCGGCTACCAGACCTGGGGCCACCGCACCCTGCGAGCCCTGCTGGACTCCGAACACGACGTGGTCCTCGTGGTCACGCATCCCAAGAGCGAGCACGCGTACGAGAAGATCTGGAGCGACTCCGTCGCGGACCTCGCCGAGGAGCACGGCGTCCCGGTGCTGATCCGCAACCGCCCGGACGACGACGAGCTGTTCGAGCGCCTCAAGGACGCCGATCCGGACATCATCGTCGCCAACAACTGGCGGACCTGGATCCCCCCGCGCATCTTCGGCCTCCCGCGCCACGGCACGCTCAACGTGCACGACTCGCTGCTGCCGAAGTACGCCGGGTTCTCCCCGCTGATCTGGGCGCTGATCAACGACGAGACCGAGGTGGGCGTCACCGCGCACATGATGAACGACGAGCTGGACGCCGGTGACATCGTCCGCCAGGAGGCCGTGCCGGTGGGCCCGGCGGACACCGCCACGGACCTGTTCCACAAGACCGTGGACCTCATCGCCCCGGTCACCGTCGGCGCCCTCGGGCTCATCGCGTCGGGCCGGACGGAGTTCACCAAGCAGGACCGGTCCCGGGCGAGCTTCTTCCACAAGCGGTCCGCCGAGGACATCCGCATCGACTGGAACTGGCCTGCCGAGGACCTGGAGCGACTCGTCCGGGCCCAGTCCGAGCCGTACCCCAGCGCCTTCACCTTCCACCGGGGCAGGCGGCTGGAGATCCTCGCCGCCGTGGTCTCGGAGGGCCGTTACGGCGGCACGCCCGGCCGGATCTTCTACCGCGAGGGCGAGGGCGTGGTGATCGTCGCCGGGGCCGACGCGCGCCGGGGCCGCAACCACGGCCTCGCCGTCACACGCGTACGGACCGAGGACGGGCGGGAGTTGGCCGCGACGGAGTACTTCACCTCGATGGGCGGCTACCTGACCGCCCGCCCCTGA
- a CDS encoding CocE/NonD family hydrolase: MRPRRAVVRTASALVAALALTVGLGGPAVAAHEAEAGPATTGTGPVTHEENDRVPEGSVWTQHYFPSADRSGTRLHADVLLPEGLKRKEKVPVILSIGPYFAHAGQTGPEGWSRTGPSARFQDFIEGTDLFDQGYAFVMVDLRGFGGSTGCLDWGGPGEQADVKAAIDWAAKQPWSTGAVGMYGKSYDAVTGLIGNNLDQRALKAVVAQEPVWDMYQYIYSNGVPRPNVTGTAGAYNSIASMPPMADDDPRYQAAARYEESHPECLTGNSAGYRISDQRDPHWTSRDLARMARGSDTPLFVTQGFVENNTKPEEMEEYLDNHRGPERGWLGQWDHVRGGDRVEDGRLAMGRAGWYDETLSFYDQYLKGTRPTVRYPAYAVEDSTGAWRAQRTWPVTERTVTLPLGGGSYVDDGGASARAALTASGSPAPKAPPQPAGRWDMENAPATEQPAPAGLAAELAKRQGTGEVASSFFVWSKPLKSTTRVTGTPRVSLTARGEGNVMLKLYDVAPDGTAVMFDEQVSLVKSGRMSVDLKATDWTLAAGHVLAVEIGSIQTGSWRDTPSGETVEIKGAGLRLALDNPAEDVATAGDRSPYLDTYLRQYTVSLPAGPGTFSVVPGGRS; encoded by the coding sequence GTGAGACCCCGTCGCGCGGTCGTCCGGACCGCCTCGGCACTCGTCGCCGCCCTCGCCCTCACCGTCGGCCTCGGGGGCCCCGCCGTCGCGGCGCACGAGGCGGAGGCCGGGCCGGCCACCACCGGGACCGGTCCCGTCACCCACGAGGAGAACGACCGTGTCCCCGAAGGCTCGGTCTGGACCCAGCACTACTTCCCGTCCGCCGACCGCTCCGGCACCCGGCTGCACGCCGACGTCCTGCTGCCCGAAGGGCTGAAGCGGAAGGAGAAGGTGCCGGTCATCCTGTCGATCGGCCCGTACTTCGCCCACGCGGGCCAGACCGGCCCCGAGGGCTGGTCCCGCACCGGTCCCTCCGCCCGCTTCCAGGACTTCATCGAGGGCACCGACCTGTTCGACCAGGGGTACGCCTTCGTCATGGTGGACCTGCGCGGCTTCGGGGGCTCCACCGGCTGTCTGGACTGGGGCGGACCCGGCGAACAGGCGGACGTGAAGGCGGCGATCGACTGGGCGGCGAAGCAGCCGTGGTCCACCGGCGCGGTCGGCATGTACGGCAAGTCCTACGACGCCGTCACGGGCCTCATCGGCAACAACCTGGACCAGCGCGCGCTCAAGGCCGTGGTCGCCCAGGAGCCCGTGTGGGACATGTACCAGTACATCTACTCCAACGGAGTGCCCCGCCCGAACGTGACGGGCACCGCCGGCGCGTACAACTCCATCGCCTCGATGCCCCCGATGGCCGACGACGACCCGCGGTACCAGGCCGCCGCCCGTTACGAGGAGAGCCACCCGGAGTGCCTCACGGGGAACTCGGCCGGCTACCGGATATCCGACCAGCGGGACCCGCACTGGACCTCCCGTGACCTGGCGAGGATGGCCCGGGGCAGCGACACCCCGCTCTTCGTCACGCAGGGCTTCGTCGAGAACAACACCAAGCCCGAGGAGATGGAGGAGTACCTCGACAACCACCGTGGCCCCGAGCGCGGCTGGCTCGGCCAGTGGGACCACGTGCGCGGCGGCGACCGGGTCGAGGACGGACGCCTGGCGATGGGCCGGGCGGGCTGGTACGACGAGACCCTCTCCTTCTACGACCAGTACCTGAAGGGGACCAGGCCGACGGTGCGTTACCCGGCCTACGCGGTCGAGGACTCCACCGGTGCCTGGCGGGCCCAGCGCACCTGGCCCGTCACCGAACGGACGGTCACGCTGCCGCTCGGCGGCGGCTCCTACGTGGACGACGGCGGGGCGTCCGCCCGGGCGGCCCTGACCGCGTCCGGCAGCCCGGCGCCGAAGGCTCCGCCGCAGCCGGCCGGCAGGTGGGACATGGAGAACGCGCCCGCGACCGAGCAGCCCGCCCCGGCGGGGCTGGCCGCGGAACTGGCGAAGCGTCAGGGCACGGGTGAGGTCGCCTCCAGCTTCTTCGTGTGGTCGAAGCCGCTGAAGAGCACCACGCGCGTCACCGGCACCCCGCGGGTGTCCCTGACGGCCCGCGGCGAGGGCAACGTCATGCTCAAGCTGTACGACGTCGCGCCCGACGGCACCGCGGTCATGTTCGACGAGCAGGTCTCCCTGGTGAAGTCCGGGCGGATGAGCGTCGACCTGAAGGCGACGGACTGGACCCTCGCCGCCGGGCACGTCCTGGCGGTGGAGATCGGTTCCATCCAGACCGGCTCCTGGCGCGACACGCCTTCCGGCGAGACCGTCGAAATCAAGGGCGCCGGGCTCAGGCTGGCGCTGGACAACCCGGCGGAGGACGTCGCCACCGCCGGTGACCGGTCGCCGTACCTGGACACGTATCTGCGTCAGTACACGGTGAGCCTGCCGGCCGGGCCGGGAACATTCTCGGTGGTTCCGGGCGGCCGGTCGTGA